A portion of the Fusobacterium nucleatum genome contains these proteins:
- a CDS encoding AbgT family transporter, whose amino-acid sequence MEKEKKKGIQRFLDFVERGGNKLPHPLTLFWLFCLVIAIISAIAAASGTSVTYEAFNRKEGIIQEMTLSIKSLLNAEGIRYIFSSMVKNFTGFAPLGTVLVALIGIGVAEGSGLMGATMKKVVTATPKRLLTSIVVLAGVMSNIASDAGYVVLIPLGAVIFLSFGRHPIAGLAAAFAGVSGGFSANLLLSTTDPLLSGITTEAAKLLNPDYFVNPASNYYFMCASTILITVMGTFITEKIIEPRLGEYKGEVLVDHNELTAQEKKALRCAGVSVIIFCIVMGILTIPANAILRVDGTLKQWTHDGLVPALMMFFLIPGIVYGKVAGTIKNDKDVAKMMGSSLATMGGYLALAFAASQFVAFFSYTNLGTYVAVKGADFLQSIGLTGLPLIIIFVLVAAFINLFMGSASAKWAIMAPIFVPMLMRLGYTPEFTQLAYRIGDSSTNIITPLMTYFAMIVAFMQKYDKESGMGTLISVMLPYSVAFLIGWTIFLMIWFITGLPIGVEGAIHLAGM is encoded by the coding sequence ATGGAAAAAGAAAAGAAAAAAGGGATTCAAAGGTTTTTGGATTTTGTTGAAAGAGGAGGGAACAAGTTACCACACCCTTTAACATTATTCTGGTTGTTTTGTCTTGTAATAGCTATTATATCTGCTATTGCAGCTGCATCAGGAACTTCTGTTACATATGAAGCATTTAATAGAAAAGAGGGAATAATCCAAGAAATGACATTATCTATTAAATCGTTATTAAATGCAGAAGGAATTAGATATATATTTTCTTCTATGGTTAAAAACTTTACTGGATTTGCACCATTAGGAACAGTTTTAGTAGCTCTTATTGGTATAGGAGTTGCAGAAGGAAGTGGACTTATGGGAGCAACTATGAAGAAAGTTGTTACTGCAACACCAAAAAGACTTTTAACTTCAATAGTTGTATTAGCAGGAGTTATGTCTAATATTGCATCAGATGCAGGATATGTTGTATTAATTCCTCTTGGAGCAGTTATATTTTTATCATTTGGTAGACACCCAATAGCAGGGCTTGCAGCAGCATTTGCAGGAGTATCAGGTGGTTTTTCAGCTAACCTTTTACTTTCTACAACAGATCCATTATTATCTGGAATTACAACAGAAGCTGCAAAATTATTAAATCCTGACTATTTTGTAAACCCAGCTTCTAACTATTATTTTATGTGTGCTTCAACAATATTAATAACTGTAATGGGAACTTTTATAACTGAAAAAATTATTGAACCTAGACTAGGTGAATATAAAGGTGAAGTATTAGTTGACCATAATGAATTAACAGCACAAGAAAAGAAAGCTCTAAGATGTGCAGGAGTTTCAGTTATAATTTTCTGTATTGTAATGGGAATTTTAACAATTCCAGCAAATGCTATTTTAAGAGTAGATGGAACTTTAAAACAATGGACTCATGACGGACTTGTTCCTGCTTTAATGATGTTCTTCCTTATCCCAGGTATAGTATATGGAAAAGTTGCTGGAACTATTAAAAATGATAAAGATGTTGCTAAAATGATGGGTTCTTCTCTTGCAACTATGGGAGGATACCTTGCACTAGCATTTGCAGCTTCTCAATTTGTGGCTTTCTTCTCTTATACAAACTTAGGAACTTATGTTGCTGTAAAAGGTGCTGACTTCTTACAAAGTATAGGATTAACTGGATTACCTTTAATAATAATATTTGTTTTGGTTGCTGCATTTATAAATCTATTTATGGGATCTGCATCAGCAAAATGGGCTATAATGGCTCCAATATTTGTACCTATGTTAATGAGATTAGGATACACTCCTGAATTTACTCAATTAGCATATAGAATAGGGGATTCTTCAACAAATATCATAACTCCATTGATGACTTACTTTGCAATGATAGTTGCTTTTATGCAAAAGTATGATAAAGAATCTGGTATGGGAACTCTAATTTCTGTAATGCTTCCTTATTCAGTAGCTTTCTTAATAGGATGGACAATATTCTTAATGATTTGGTTTATAACTGGATTACCAATAGGAGTAGAAGGAGCTATCCATTTAGCAGGAATGTAA
- a CDS encoding 23S rRNA (pseudouridine(1915)-N(3))-methyltransferase RlmH — MNINIICIGKIKDKYINDGIAEFSKRMTSFVSLNIIELKEYNKEDNINISIEKESLEILKQISKSNSYNILLDLEGKEINSENMSKYIENLKNIGISSINFIIGGSNGVSKNVKNSVDMKLKFSHFTFPHQLMRLILLEQVYRWFAISNNIKYHK, encoded by the coding sequence TTGAATATAAATATTATTTGTATTGGAAAAATAAAAGATAAATATATTAATGATGGTATTGCTGAATTTTCTAAAAGAATGACAAGTTTTGTCAGTCTTAATATTATTGAACTAAAAGAATATAATAAGGAGGACAACATAAATATTTCTATTGAAAAGGAAAGTTTAGAGATATTAAAACAAATTTCAAAGTCCAATTCATATAATATCCTTTTAGATTTAGAGGGAAAAGAAATTAATTCTGAAAATATGTCTAAATATATTGAGAATCTAAAAAATATAGGGATAAGCAGTATAAACTTTATCATTGGTGGTTCTAATGGGGTTAGTAAAAATGTAAAAAATTCAGTTGATATGAAATTAAAATTTTCACATTTTACCTTTCCACATCAACTTATGAGGCTTATCCTTTTGGAACAAGTATATAGATGGTTTGCAATATCTAACAATATAAAATATCATAAATAA
- a CDS encoding CidA/LrgA family protein: MINEFMLIFVINYVGILISSILHFPLPGTITALLLLFLLLQLKVLKLEKIENAANFLLLNMTLFFMPPTVKIIDSYHLLEKDLFKIIVIIVVSTFITMGITGKVVQVMIDYREKKGLK, encoded by the coding sequence ATGATTAACGAGTTTATGTTAATTTTTGTAATTAACTATGTTGGTATTCTTATTTCTAGTATTTTACATTTTCCTTTGCCAGGAACAATAACAGCTTTATTACTACTCTTTCTATTATTACAATTAAAAGTTTTAAAATTAGAAAAAATTGAAAATGCGGCAAATTTTCTTTTGCTTAATATGACATTATTTTTTATGCCACCTACTGTAAAGATAATTGATTCTTATCATTTATTAGAGAAAGATTTATTTAAAATAATAGTAATTATAGTTGTTTCTACATTTATAACTATGGGAATTACGGGAAAAGTTGTTCAAGTGATGATAGATTATAGAGAAAAGAAGGGGTTAAAATAA
- a CDS encoding flavodoxin: protein MKTVGIFFGTTGGKTQEVVDIIAAQLGDAQVFDVANGVAEMEVFDNIIMASPTYGMGELQDDWASVIDEVADMDFSGKVVAFVGVGDAAIFGGNYVEAMKHFYDAVQPKGAKIVGFTSTDGYDFEASEAVIDGDKFMGLAIDASFDTDEITSKVEDWLENKVKDELL from the coding sequence ATGAAAACAGTTGGTATATTTTTTGGAACTACAGGAGGAAAAACTCAAGAAGTTGTGGACATTATTGCTGCTCAATTAGGAGATGCACAAGTATTTGATGTTGCTAATGGTGTTGCTGAAATGGAAGTTTTTGATAACATTATAATGGCTTCTCCAACTTATGGAATGGGAGAATTACAAGATGATTGGGCTTCTGTTATTGATGAAGTTGCTGATATGGATTTCTCTGGAAAAGTTGTTGCATTTGTTGGTGTAGGAGATGCTGCAATATTTGGTGGAAACTATGTTGAAGCTATGAAACACTTCTATGATGCAGTTCAACCTAAAGGAGCTAAAATAGTTGGATTTACTTCTACTGATGGATATGATTTTGAAGCTTCTGAAGCAGTTATTGATGGAGATAAATTTATGGGACTTGCAATAGATGCTTCATTCGATACTGATGAAATCACTTCAAAAGTTGAAGATTGGTTAGAAAACAAAGTTAAAGATGAATTATTATAA
- a CDS encoding tetratricopeptide repeat protein, which produces MLKKLSILVVAGILVGCANIDNLAGKRSGGPIREIGGEPQIPGETKIEDNKVDDGKVISKEANNENIKEYLSIVKGNLKGSIKKVEDNVENNYTVGLGETLIFPLDNERAIKLTASPKNTNAKINLSNGKVSFRSVYQGQYILSTYIDGSLNRKISVAVIAKYDFSERELYDVIMQDFESKNKDLENAVTLYKMMFPAGRYAKEVNYLFLKYAYDIKNTSLMNEALAGVKTDFSSYSDSEKATILRVAKLTNKDIFVPSETYNTSNPELKSALQEYIGNKGSLDKNDKVFIEKTKKEAPETANEVVRDKLKAVIDGTAPVKVGSSSASKSENKGESYYDKAMKNLNSNPRVAIENFKKSLSTEKIQDKKPEIYYNIASSYAKLGNKVEVTKYLRLLKQEFPNSEWAKKSEALTKLVK; this is translated from the coding sequence ATGTTAAAGAAATTATCAATATTGGTAGTTGCTGGAATTTTAGTTGGTTGTGCAAACATTGATAATCTGGCTGGAAAAAGAAGTGGTGGACCAATTAGAGAAATTGGAGGAGAACCTCAAATTCCAGGGGAAACTAAAATTGAAGACAATAAGGTAGATGATGGAAAAGTTATAAGCAAGGAAGCTAATAATGAAAATATAAAAGAATATCTTTCAATAGTAAAAGGTAATTTAAAAGGTTCTATAAAAAAAGTAGAAGACAATGTAGAAAATAATTATACTGTTGGTTTAGGAGAAACTCTAATATTCCCTCTTGATAATGAAAGAGCTATAAAACTTACAGCCTCTCCAAAAAATACAAATGCTAAAATTAATCTTTCTAATGGAAAAGTTAGTTTTAGAAGTGTATATCAAGGGCAATATATTCTATCAACTTATATAGATGGAAGTTTAAATAGAAAAATAAGTGTTGCAGTTATAGCGAAATATGATTTTTCTGAAAGAGAACTATATGATGTGATAATGCAAGATTTTGAAAGCAAAAACAAAGACTTAGAAAATGCAGTTACTTTATATAAGATGATGTTCCCAGCAGGAAGATATGCAAAAGAAGTAAATTATTTATTCTTAAAATATGCTTATGATATTAAAAATACTTCTTTGATGAATGAAGCATTAGCAGGAGTAAAAACTGATTTTTCTTCATATTCAGATAGTGAAAAAGCTACTATACTTAGAGTAGCTAAATTGACTAATAAAGATATTTTTGTTCCATCTGAAACATATAATACAAGTAATCCAGAATTGAAAAGTGCTTTACAAGAATATATCGGAAATAAAGGAAGTTTAGATAAAAACGATAAAGTATTTATAGAAAAAACTAAGAAAGAAGCACCAGAAACTGCAAATGAAGTTGTTAGAGATAAACTAAAAGCAGTTATAGATGGAACTGCACCAGTAAAAGTAGGAAGTTCATCAGCTTCAAAGAGTGAAAATAAAGGAGAAAGTTACTATGACAAGGCTATGAAAAACTTAAATTCAAATCCTAGAGTAGCAATAGAAAACTTTAAAAAATCTCTTTCTACTGAAAAAATACAAGACAAAAAACCAGAAATCTATTATAATATAGCAAGTTCTTATGCTAAACTTGGAAATAAAGTGGAAGTTACAAAATATTTAAGATTATTAAAACAAGAATTTCCTAATAGTGAATGGGCAAAGAAAAGTGAAGCACTTACAAAATTAGTAAAATAA
- the lysS gene encoding lysine--tRNA ligase, giving the protein MEKYFDRLEKEPLIAERWKKIEELESYGIKPFGKKYDKQIMIGDILKHKPEENLKFKTAGRIMSLRGKGKVYFAHIEDQSGKIQIYIKKDELGEEQFDHIVKMLNVGDIIGLEGELFITHTEELTLRVKSIALLTKNVRSLPEKYHGLTDVEIRYRKRYVDLIMNPEVRETFIKRTKIIKAIRKYLDDRGFLEVETPIMHPILGGAAAKPFITHHNTLNIDLFLRIAPELYLKKLIVGGFERVYDLNRNFRNEGISTRHNPEFTMVELYQAHADFNDMMDLCEGIISSVCQEINGTTDIEYDGVQLSLKNFNRVHMVDMIKEVTGVDFWKEMTFEEAKKLAKEHHVEVADHMNSVGHIINEFFEQKCEEKVIQPTFVYGHPVEISPLAKRNEDNPNFTDRFELFINKREYANAFTELNDPADQRGRFEAQVEEAMRGNEEATPEIDESFVEALEYGLPPTGGMGIGIDRLVMLLTGAPSIRDVILFPQMKPRD; this is encoded by the coding sequence ATGGAGAAATATTTTGACAGATTAGAGAAAGAACCTCTAATTGCTGAAAGATGGAAAAAAATTGAAGAGTTGGAAAGCTATGGTATAAAGCCATTTGGAAAAAAATATGATAAACAAATAATGATAGGAGATATTTTAAAACATAAGCCAGAAGAAAATTTAAAGTTTAAAACTGCTGGAAGAATAATGTCTTTAAGGGGAAAAGGAAAAGTATATTTTGCTCATATAGAAGACCAATCTGGTAAAATCCAAATTTATATAAAGAAAGATGAATTAGGAGAAGAACAATTTGACCATATTGTTAAAATGTTAAATGTTGGAGATATAATCGGACTTGAAGGAGAATTATTTATAACTCACACAGAAGAATTAACTTTAAGAGTTAAAAGTATTGCTCTTTTAACAAAAAATGTAAGGTCTCTTCCTGAAAAATATCATGGACTTACTGATGTTGAAATCAGATATAGAAAAAGATATGTTGACTTAATAATGAACCCAGAAGTTAGAGAAACTTTTATTAAAAGAACTAAAATAATAAAAGCAATTAGAAAATACTTAGATGATAGAGGATTTTTAGAAGTAGAAACTCCTATAATGCACCCAATTTTAGGAGGAGCTGCTGCAAAACCTTTTATAACTCATCATAATACTTTAAATATTGATTTATTTTTAAGAATAGCTCCTGAATTATATTTAAAGAAATTAATAGTTGGTGGTTTTGAAAGAGTATATGACTTGAATAGAAATTTTAGAAATGAAGGAATATCTACAAGACATAATCCTGAATTTACAATGGTTGAATTATATCAAGCTCATGCAGATTTTAATGATATGATGGATTTATGTGAAGGTATAATTTCATCAGTATGTCAAGAAATTAATGGAACAACTGATATTGAATATGATGGAGTTCAATTATCACTTAAAAACTTTAATAGAGTGCATATGGTTGATATGATAAAAGAAGTTACAGGAGTTGATTTCTGGAAGGAAATGACTTTTGAAGAAGCTAAAAAATTAGCTAAGGAACATCATGTTGAAGTTGCAGACCATATGAATAGTGTTGGACACATTATAAATGAATTCTTTGAACAAAAGTGTGAAGAAAAAGTTATACAACCAACATTTGTATATGGACATCCTGTTGAAATATCTCCACTTGCAAAAAGAAATGAAGATAATCCAAATTTCACAGATAGATTCGAACTATTTATCAATAAAAGAGAATACGCAAATGCTTTCACTGAATTAAATGACCCAGCAGATCAAAGAGGAAGATTTGAAGCACAAGTTGAAGAAGCAATGCGTGGAAATGAAGAAGCAACACCAGAAATAGATGAAAGTTTTGTTGAAGCTCTTGAATATGGTTTACCACCTACTGGTGGAATGGGAATAGGAATAGATAGACTTGTAATGTTACTTACAGGTGCACCATCTATAAGAGATGTAATTCTTTTCCCACAAATGAAACCAAGAGATTAA
- a CDS encoding TetR/AcrR family transcriptional regulator, translating to MPQILKEEIKNRIYKAASKIFYEKGFLKTKMKDISEEAKIPVGLVYTYYKNKEELFDEIVNPIYYYLNLAIEKEEKEEGSALERFKATGEEYVLKLLNQHKSLVILMDKAQGTKHENAKQVFIKILENHIKRQVQKKGIIIEEEILIHILASNFTESLLEIARHYENPDWAKKILNLVTKCYYEGVNSI from the coding sequence ATGCCTCAAATTTTAAAAGAAGAAATTAAGAATAGAATTTATAAAGCTGCTTCAAAAATTTTTTATGAAAAAGGATTTTTAAAGACAAAAATGAAAGATATATCAGAAGAAGCTAAAATACCAGTAGGTTTAGTATATACTTATTATAAAAATAAAGAAGAATTATTTGATGAAATTGTAAATCCAATTTATTACTATTTGAATTTAGCAATAGAAAAGGAAGAAAAAGAAGAAGGTTCTGCATTGGAAAGATTTAAAGCTACTGGTGAAGAATATGTTTTAAAATTACTTAACCAACATAAGAGTCTTGTCATTTTAATGGATAAAGCACAAGGTACAAAGCACGAAAATGCAAAACAAGTGTTTATTAAAATTTTAGAAAATCATATTAAAAGACAAGTTCAAAAAAAGGGAATTATTATTGAAGAAGAGATTTTAATACATATTTTAGCAAGCAATTTTACAGAAAGTTTGTTAGAGATAGCAAGGCATTATGAAAATCCAGATTGGGCAAAAAAAATATTGAATTTAGTTACTAAATGTTACTATGAGGGAGTAAATTCTATTTAA
- a CDS encoding LrgB family protein, translating into MKDTIVGNLFFGLIISYFSFEIGRWIFKKTQSPICNPFLIGTSIVIFILKFFDISTDDYYKGAGMILFLLGPATVALAVPLYKKWDLFKKFFVPVMTGAVVGSFVGIISVIILGKLFGMEEQLIFSLMPKSITTPFGIEISSMLGGIPAITVVSIMLTGITGNVTAPLISKIFRVKHSVAVGIGIGVSSHAVGTSKAMEIGEIEGSMSALSIVFAGLLTLIWVPLLKFLV; encoded by the coding sequence ATGAAAGATACAATAGTTGGAAATTTATTTTTTGGTTTAATCATAAGTTATTTTTCTTTTGAAATAGGAAGATGGATTTTTAAAAAGACGCAAAGTCCTATATGTAATCCATTTTTAATAGGAACAAGCATAGTAATTTTTATATTGAAATTTTTTGATATATCAACTGATGATTATTATAAGGGAGCAGGAATGATATTATTTTTATTAGGTCCTGCAACAGTAGCTTTGGCAGTACCTTTATATAAAAAATGGGATTTATTTAAAAAGTTTTTTGTCCCTGTTATGACAGGTGCTGTTGTAGGTTCATTTGTAGGAATAATATCAGTTATTATTTTGGGGAAATTATTTGGTATGGAAGAGCAATTAATATTTTCTCTTATGCCTAAATCTATAACTACACCTTTTGGAATAGAAATTAGTTCAATGCTTGGAGGAATACCTGCTATAACAGTTGTTAGCATCATGTTAACTGGTATAACAGGAAATGTAACTGCCCCATTAATAAGTAAAATTTTTAGAGTAAAACATTCAGTTGCAGTAGGAATTGGAATAGGAGTTTCAAGTCATGCTGTTGGAACATCAAAGGCAATGGAAATTGGAGAAATAGAAGGTTCAATGAGTGCATTATCAATAGTATTTGCAGGATTATTGACACTTATTTGGGTACCACTTTTAAAATTTTTAGTGTAG
- the mutL gene encoding DNA mismatch repair endonuclease MutL — protein sequence MSRIRILDESVSNAIAAGEVVENPTSMIKELIENSLDAGSKEIKLEVWNGGRDISISDSGCGMSKEDLLLSIERHATSKIFTKEDLFNIRTYGFRGEALSSIASVSKMILSSRTEDMQNGTQMNVLGGKVTNLKDIQKNVGTQIEIKDLFYNTPARKKFLRKENTEYLNIKDIFLREALANPNVKFILNIEGKESIKTSGNGIENAILEIFGKNYLKNFSKFSLGYLGNANLFKANRDSIFVFINGRSVKSKIVEEAVIAAYHTKLMKGKYPTALIFLEVEPSEIDVNVHPSKKVVKFANQNAIFDLIKGEIENFFTDDEDFISPYIEAENEVEENTKNNFLDINDFKDDMQDFLQLSVVGKEVYSKKDYNNIKVEKESFTDINKKINTFGSAGTTTESIINLNEIKEDSKNIENFDNSREINDKVKDKYIFNQEDTGRGKIFDDFTSLKNIDFKVIGQVFDTFILVERNGLLEIYDQHIIHERILYEKLKQEYYNHSMSKQNLLVPIRFELDPREKQLALENIEIFSSFGFDIDDFDKNEILLRSIPTMNLRDSYENIFREILDNISKNKDVDIRENIIVSMSCKGAIKANHKLTIEEMYSMVAKLHEVGEYTCPHGRPIIVKMSLLDLEKLFKRK from the coding sequence ATGAGTCGTATTAGAATTTTAGATGAAAGTGTTTCTAATGCAATAGCAGCTGGAGAAGTTGTAGAAAACCCTACTAGTATGATTAAGGAATTGATAGAAAATTCATTAGATGCAGGAAGTAAAGAAATTAAATTAGAAGTTTGGAATGGCGGTCGTGATATTTCCATAAGTGACAGTGGTTGTGGAATGTCAAAAGAAGATTTACTGCTTTCTATTGAAAGACATGCAACAAGTAAAATTTTCACAAAAGAAGATTTATTTAATATTAGAACTTATGGTTTTAGGGGAGAAGCATTATCTTCAATAGCTTCTGTTTCAAAAATGATTTTATCTTCAAGAACAGAAGATATGCAAAATGGAACTCAAATGAATGTTCTAGGTGGAAAGGTTACTAATCTAAAAGATATTCAAAAAAATGTTGGAACACAAATAGAAATAAAAGATTTATTCTACAATACACCTGCAAGAAAAAAATTTTTAAGAAAAGAAAATACTGAATATTTGAATATAAAGGACATATTTTTAAGAGAAGCATTAGCTAATCCTAATGTTAAATTTATTTTAAATATTGAAGGAAAAGAAAGTATAAAAACAAGTGGAAATGGAATAGAAAATGCTATACTTGAAATATTTGGGAAAAACTATTTAAAGAATTTCTCTAAATTCTCACTTGGATATTTAGGAAATGCTAATTTATTTAAAGCAAATAGAGATTCTATATTTGTTTTTATCAATGGGCGTTCTGTTAAATCAAAAATAGTTGAAGAAGCAGTAATAGCTGCTTATCATACAAAACTTATGAAAGGTAAGTATCCAACAGCTTTGATATTTTTAGAGGTAGAGCCATCTGAAATTGATGTCAATGTTCATCCTTCAAAAAAAGTTGTGAAATTTGCTAATCAGAATGCTATATTTGATTTAATAAAAGGAGAAATTGAAAACTTTTTTACAGATGATGAAGATTTTATTTCTCCATATATTGAGGCAGAAAATGAAGTTGAAGAAAATACTAAAAATAATTTTTTAGATATAAATGATTTTAAAGATGATATGCAAGATTTTTTACAATTATCAGTAGTGGGGAAAGAAGTTTATTCAAAAAAAGACTATAATAATATTAAAGTTGAAAAAGAAAGCTTTACTGATATAAATAAAAAAATAAACACCTTTGGTAGTGCTGGGACTACTACTGAAAGTATTATTAATCTAAATGAAATTAAAGAAGATAGTAAAAATATTGAAAACTTTGATAATTCAAGAGAAATTAATGATAAAGTAAAGGATAAATATATTTTTAATCAAGAAGATACTGGTAGAGGGAAAATATTTGATGATTTTACAAGTTTAAAGAATATTGATTTTAAGGTTATAGGACAGGTATTTGATACTTTTATTTTAGTTGAAAGAAATGGACTGCTTGAAATTTATGACCAACATATAATACATGAAAGAATATTATATGAAAAATTAAAACAAGAATACTACAATCATTCTATGTCTAAGCAAAATTTATTGGTACCTATAAGATTTGAGTTAGACCCAAGAGAAAAACAGCTAGCTTTAGAGAATATCGAAATATTTTCAAGTTTTGGTTTTGATATAGATGATTTTGATAAGAATGAAATTTTATTGAGAAGCATACCAACTATGAATTTAAGAGATAGTTATGAAAATATTTTTAGAGAAATATTGGATAATATCTCAAAAAATAAAGATGTAGATATAAGAGAAAATATAATAGTTTCAATGTCTTGTAAGGGAGCAATAAAAGCTAATCATAAATTGACCATTGAAGAAATGTATTCTATGGTGGCAAAACTTCATGAAGTTGGAGAATACACTTGTCCTCATGGTAGACCAATTATAGTTAAAATGTCTTTACTAGATTTAGAAAAACTTTTTAAAAGAAAATAA
- a CDS encoding copper homeostasis protein CutC, which translates to MIKEACVESFEKALEAQNNGANRIELCENLSVGGTTPSYGTVKICLEKLNISIFPMVRARGGNFVYSKDEIEIMKEDIKIFKKLGVKGVVLGCLTSDNKIDLELTKELVDLAYPMEVTFHKAIDEILNPLDYIDGLVNIGIKRILTSGGKATALEGKDLINEMIKKTNGRLKIVVAGKVTKENLNDLSNLISADEFHGKLIV; encoded by the coding sequence ATGATAAAAGAAGCCTGTGTAGAATCTTTTGAAAAAGCATTAGAAGCACAAAATAATGGTGCAAATAGAATAGAACTTTGTGAAAATTTATCTGTTGGAGGAACAACTCCATCTTATGGAACAGTGAAAATTTGTTTAGAAAAATTAAATATCTCTATTTTTCCTATGGTAAGAGCAAGAGGTGGAAATTTTGTTTATTCAAAAGATGAAATAGAAATTATGAAAGAAGATATTAAAATATTTAAAAAGTTAGGAGTTAAAGGGGTTGTTTTGGGTTGTTTGACTTCTGATAATAAGATAGATTTGGAATTGACAAAAGAATTAGTTGACTTAGCTTATCCTATGGAAGTGACTTTTCACAAAGCAATAGATGAAATTTTAAATCCTCTTGATTATATTGATGGTTTAGTAAATATAGGTATCAAAAGAATTTTAACTTCTGGTGGAAAAGCAACTGCTCTTGAAGGAAAAGATTTAATAAATGAGATGATAAAAAAAACTAATGGAAGATTAAAAATTGTTGTTGCAGGAAAAGTAACAAAAGAAAATCTAAATGACTTATCTAATTTAATTTCTGCTGATGAGTTTCATGGAAAGCTAATAGTATAG